Below is a window of Agathobacter rectalis ATCC 33656 DNA.
TCTTGACGGAACAGAGATTGCTATCTCAGAGTCACAGGAGCGTATGGCAGTTGTAGTTGCGCCTTCTGATGTTGAGCAGTTCCTTGCATACGCAAAGGAGGAAAACCTCGAGGCAACAGAGGTTGCGGTAGTTACAGAGGATCCAAGACTTGTGCTTGAGTGGAAAGGCAAAGAGGTAGTAAATATCTCTCGTGCATTCCTTGATACAAACGGAGCTCATCAGGAGACAGATGTTGAGGTTGAGATGCCTTGCGAGAGTGACAATTATCTGGACAAAATCAGCACACCTGCTGTAGCCAGGATGGTTGAGGCAGGAGATATGAAGGGTGCCTGGGAGGCAGAGCTTGAAGATCTTAACGTATGCTCACAGAAGGGACTTGTTGAGATGTTCGACAGCTCTATCGGAGCAGGCAGTGTATATATGCCATATGGTGGACGTTACCAGCTCACAGAGACACAGTCAATGGTTGCAAAGCTTCCTGTATTAAAGGGCAAATGCGATACAGTAACAATGATGGCTTACGGCTTTGACCCATATCTTTCATCATGGAGCCCATACCACGGATCTATATATGCAGTGCTTGAGTCTATCTCAAGGATCGTTGCAGCAGGCGGAGATTACAGCAAAATCCGTATGACATATCAGGAGTACTTCCGCAGAATGAATGAGGATCCAAAGCGCTGGAGCCAGCCGTTTGCAGCACTCCTCGGAGCATATGATGCTCAGATTGGCTTCGGACTTCCTTCAATCGGTGGAAAGGATTCTATGTCAGGTACCTTCAATGATATTGATGTACCGCCTACACTCGTATCATTTGCAGTGGATGTGGCAAAGGAAAAGGATATCATCACACCTGAGCTCAAGAAAGAGGGCAACCAGCTTGTTCTATTTACAATAGATAAGGATGAGTTTGATCTTCCAAAATATGATCAGGTTATGACACTTTATACAGCAATCAGAAATCTTATCCAGGATGGCGCAATTGTTTCAGCATATGCACTTGACGGAAAAGGACTCGCAGCAGCAGTATCAAAGATGGCATTTGGTAACAAGCTTGGTGTAACAATCGAGGATGAGGTGACAAGCGATACACTCTTTGCACCTGGCTTTGGTAATATCGTAGCTGAGGTTCCTGTTGATGCACTTTCAAAGGTCAGAGAAGTAATTGATGCAGCAGGTATTTCAGATGCAGCCTCTGTAGTCGGCTATGTAAACGATAAGCAGACTATCGAGTGTGACGATATGGTGCTTCCTGTTGAGGAGGCTGTCAATGTATGGACAGCAAAGCTTGAGGGCGTTTTCCATACAAAGGCAACAGACGATACAAGCAAGGTAAATAGCGGTCTTTACGATGCAAAGAATATCTATGTATGCAAGAATAAAGTTGCTAAGCCTACAGTATTTATTCCGGTATTCCCTGGAACAAACTGTGAGTACGATAGTGCTAAGGCATTTGAAAGAGCAGGCGCTGACACAATCGTAAAGGTATTCAAGAACCTCACAGCAGAGGATATCCGTGATTCGGTTGATGAGTTTGTAAAGGCAATCGACAAATCACAGATTATCATGTTCCCTGGTGGATTCTCAGCAGGAGATGAGCCTGAGGGATCAGCTAAATTCTTTGCAACAGCATTTAGAAATGCAAAGATGACAGAGGCTGTTGAAAAGCTCATCAATGAGAGGGACGGACTTGCACTTGGTATCTGTAACGGTTTCCAGGCACTTATCAAGCTTGGACTTGTACCATATGGAGAGATCAGACAGCAGGATGCACAGTCACCTACACTCACATACAATACAATCAACCGCCACATCTCAAAGATGGTATATACAAAGGTTGTTTCAAACAAGAGCCCATGGCTTGCACAGGCTAAGCTTGGTCAGACCTACTGCAATCCGGCATCACATGGCGAGGGACGTTTCGTAGCACCGAAAGAGTGGCTTGATAAGCTCTTTGAAAACGGACAGGTTGCCACACAGTATGTTGATCTGGACGGAAATGTATCAATGGATGAGGAGTGGAACGTAAACGGCTCATACATGTCTATCGAGGGTATCACATCTCCTGACGGAAGAATCCTTGGCAAGATGGCTCATTCAGAGCGTCGCGGCGAGTCTGTAGCAATCAATATCTACGGAGAGCAGGATATGAAGATATTCGAGAGCGGTGTGAAATACTTTAAATAATTCATAACTGAATAATTACAATATCTTATATATTCATTGGGTTATTATCTCTGCAATATAAACAATTAAGCTTCCATGGAGGTCACGGTTAGTGGCTTTCATGGGAGTTTTTATTTTGGAACCAGTGAATATGCTGACGGAAAAAAAATAAATTGAAGGTAATTAAACACGTGTGTCTGCTTGATATTTGATAGTCGCAGTGGTAAAATCAAGACTAAAATTACCGGTAGCAAATGGTTTGAAAGAAAAGAGGACATAAAACAGATGAGATTGCCACAAATAATAAACAGCCTTCTTGAGACTGATATGTATAAATTCAGCATGGGACAGACGATTTTCCATCAGTTCACAAGCTATAAAACGACATGGACCTTCAAGTGCCGAAATAAAGACGTGCATTTTACAGATGAGATGGTCGAGGAGATAAAGGAACAGGTGCAGGCCTTCTGTCAGCTTCGTTTTACGGAGGAAGAGCTTGAATATCTTGATAACATCACCTGGATAAAAGGTACATATGTTGATTTTTTAAGACTCTGGCAGCCGAGATATGAGGAGTTTACCATCACAACAGATGCACCGTGTGGGCTGGCAATCGATGCAGCCGGCACGTGGCTCAATACTTCGATGTATGAGATTCCGGTGCTTGCTATTGTAAATGAAGTGTACTTCCGTATGGCATATGATTATGATGTGCTGCTTAAGCAGTTTAAGCGCAGGCTTGATGAGAAGGTGCGTCTGCTCGAGGAGGATACCTACAGGCTTAGCGATTTCAGTGAATTTGGACTAAGACGCCGTCTGTCTGCTGAGGCGCAGGAGATGGCTGTAAAGGCAATCGCAGAGGTTGAGCTGCCAGCAGATTCACACTTTATTGGTACATCAAACGTATATCTTGCGAAGAAATTCAATTTAAAGCCGGTTGGAACAATGGCTCATGAGTGGATTATGTGTACAGGACAGGGCAATCACAAGCATAATCCGGCATATTCAAACTGGTACGCACTCGATGCATGGGTTAAGGAGTATGGTATATTAAACGGTATTGCGCTTACTGACACCATAACAACAGACTGCTTCCTGCGTGATTTTCAGCTCACCTATGCGACACTTTTTTCGGGAGTGCGTCATGATAGCGGAGATCCGTACGAGTGGGGAGACAAGATGATAGCCCACTACAACAGTCTGGGAATTAATCCAAGGACAAAGACACTTTTGTTCAGCGACAGCCTGGATTTCGAGCGTGCGACTGCATTGTATGATTATTTCAAGGATAAGGCAAAGGTTGCATTCGGTATAGGAACCTTTATCAGTAACGACACTGATGAGGAAGCACTCAACATAGTTATGAAGACCACCAAGTGTAATGGCATGGATGTGGCAAAGATTTCCGACGTGGCAGGCAAGGGTATGTGCAAGAATCCGGATTATGTCGATTACCTGAACAGGTGTATTGATTACAGGATGAAGAATGATAAATGATAAATGATGGCATGAGGGGGCAAAGATATTTTGCCCCTTTAATTATGTGATTGAATTGCAAGAAATGTGTAAACAAAACAAAAAATATATAAAATATCAGACAATTTAAAATAAAAATGAAAATTATCAAAAAATATATTGACAAATAGGTGAAATTGGTGTAATCTTAAATCAACAAAAAGAGATACGAAAGGAACAAAAATAAAACACAGGAGGTACAGTCCAATGGGGATTACATAATTTAAGTCAAAGTACTATAAGGATGATTGAACGGAATATTTAAATCTGTAGGGCGAGCCGAAGAGCAGTAATCGCACAGATATATTAGCAAATAAATAATATCGTTGAAAAAGTTCTTGTAGATTAAAAGTGAAAGATAGAATCTCTCATAAGAGTTTACATAGATAATGTAACCAAAAGGAGTGATTTTATGAAGAAGGGTAGAGGTCCATAGCTAAGCTAAAAGAATAAGAATCCTGTCATAAACAGAATCATATTTATAGCAAAGCAATATGGAAATGCCAAAACAAATTCATATAGCGAAAGCGGAACTTGGAGGTTATACAGTGAAGCTTACGGAACCAATGCTTTAGGAGCCACTTGATGTAAAATGTAGATCAGGTGGCTCCTATTTTTTGACATTTGCGAATGCATGTGAGGTTTAATAGTTAGATAGAATGGCAACGTAAGCCTTTAAGGCTGGGCTATAATTTGATGAAAGCAGGAACGCGGTTTTCAAATACTGTATAGTACATAAACCCGGCATCCTTGAGGATATTTGAAACCTTGTCAAAATCATATGCCACATGCTCCGGCTTGTGGGCATCTGCTCCGACTGTGATTATTTCTCCACCAAGCTCATGATAGCGCTTTAGCACATCTTCGGTCGGATTTGAGTGGCCAAGCCCGTATTTAAAGCCGGCGGTATTGAGCTCGATGCCTTTTCCCTGTGAGATAATTTCCTTTAATATAGCATCAATTATGTCGGCATACCGTTCATATGAATAGTATTTATTTTTGTCAGGACCGTATCTGACCACGTAGTCGATGTGACCGTACACATCAAAATCCGCGCCGGAGTGCAGATTGTCAAGTATCGATTCAAAGTATTCGGTGTAGGCTTCGTGCTCTGTCTTACCTTTGTAAAATGCAGGATAGTATGGGTCAATGCCGTTTACTACATGGCTTGAGCCGATCACGAGGTCAAACGGATATTTTTTGGCGACCTCATTATTTTTGTCTGTAATATGAGGCTGTAAACCGATTTCAATGCCCCAGTGGATATTTATCGGGCAGCCCTTTTCTTTAAGAACAATTGCAAGTCTTTTGATGCGCTTTTCATATGCTGCTATATCAAGGTCGAAAAGCCCAGGCTCCTCTTTATAGTCATAGTCCAGATGGTCTGTAAAGCAGATGCCGTCCAGCCCTTTGTTGATTGCTGAGTTTATCATCAATACCGGGTCGGCATCGCTGTCACCCGAAAACATGCAGTGCATGTGCTGATCCCACATATAAATACCTCCGTAAAACTGATGTATTGTTGTTAAAAAACTTTATAAGTTACATGATTTATAATTGTCTGCTGCTGGCTGCCGGAAAGTGCGAATTACAGCAATTAATTAAGTGTAGCCGAGATTATAATAAAGTGCAATATCTAAAAATAAAAATTGTGAAGAATGATAAAAAATGTGTGTAAATGAAAATATTTAGTGAAAATTTTAACAAACGCAAATAAAGTACTTGAACCTTTGAGAATTATTCGCTATAATAAAAGCATCTTAGGGCATGTCCCTAAAAATACTTTTTACAATTCTAGGAGGAATTAAAATGGCAGTAAGAGTAGCAATCAACGGATTTGGTCGTATCGGACGTCTTGCTTTCAGACAGATGTTTGGAGCTGAGGGATACGAGGTAGTAGCTATCAACGACTTAACAAGCCCAAAAATGTTAGCACACTTATTAAAGTATGATTCATCACAGGGTAAATACGAGCATGCAGATGAGGTTTCTGCAAGCGATGATTCTATCACAGTTTGTGGTAAGGAAATCAAAATTTACGCATTCCCAGATGCAAACAATTGCCCATGGGGAGAGTTAAAGGTTGACGTTGTACTTGAGTGCTCTGGATTCTATACATCAAAAGAGAAGGCTCAGGCTCATATCAATGCTGGAGCTCGTAAGGTAGTTATCTCTGCACCAGCAGGAAATGACCTTCCTACAATCGTTTACAATACAAACCATGAGACACTTAAGGCTTCTGATACAATCATCTCAGCAGCTTCTTGTACAACAAACTGCTTAGCACCAATGGCAGATGCACTTAACAAGTACGCTCCAATCCAGTCTGGTATCATGGTAACAATCCATGCTTACACAGGAGATCAGATGACTCTTGACGGACCACAGAGAAAGGGAGACCTTCGTCGTTCACGTGCAGCAGCAGTTAATATCGTTCCTAACTCAACAGGAGCAGCTAAGGCAATCGGCCTTGTTATCCCAGAGTTAAACGGAAAGTTAATCGGATCTGCACAGCGTGTTCCTACACCAACAGGATCTACAACAATCCTTACAGCAGTTGTTAAGAAAGCAGGCGTTACAAAAGAGGATATCAACGCAGCTATGAAGGCAGCAGCTAACGAGTCATTCGGTTACAACGAGGATGAGATCGTATCTTCAGATATCGTTGGAATGAGATTTGGTTCATTATTCGATGCAACACAGACAATGGTTAACCAGGTTTCTGACGATCTGTACGAGGTACAGGTTGTTTCTTGGTATGATAACGAGAACAGCTACACATCTCAGATGGTTCGTACAATCAAGTACTTCTCAGAGTTAGCTTAATTCTTGTACCCACAAGAACAGTATATCTCAAGACTACTCAAGGGGCGCGGTCTTAATTGAACCGCGCCTCTTTTTTAAAGCATGGCTATTTCTTTTGAATATCTGTGAATTGTAGAATTAATTATATTTTTTAATATGCACAATATGGCGTGGCCACATGGCTTATGCCTTGAAATAAGGGAGGACATATTATGTCATTAAACAAGAAATCAATTGATGATATCAACGTAAAAGGCAAGAGAGTTCTCGTTAGATGTGACTTCAACGTGCCACTTAAGGACGGAAAAATCACAGATGAGAACCGTATCAACGGAGCTCTTCCAACAATCCAGAAATTAATCAAGGACGGTGGAAAGGTTATCCTTTGCTCACACCTTGGAAAAGTTAAAAACGGACCAAACGAGGGTGAGTCACTTGCTCCTGTAGCTGCAGCTCTTGAGGCTAAGCTTGGACAGAAGGTTACATTTGTAGCTGACTACAACGTAACAGGAGAGGCTGCAACAAAGGCTGTTTCAGAGATGAAAGAGGGAGATGTAGTTCTTCTTCAGAATACACGTTTCAGAGGCAAAGAGGAGACAAAGCCACAGGAAGCCGGAGATGCATTCGCAAAAGAGCTTGCTGACCTTGCTGATGTATATGTATGTGACGCTTTCGGTTCTGCTCATAGAGCACATGCTTCTGTAGCAGGTGTTACAAAGTTCATCACAGCTAAGGGTGGAGAGAATGTTGTTGGATACCTTATGCAGAAGGAAATTGACTTCCTTGGCAAGGCAGTAGAGAATCCTGTACGTCCTTTCGTAGCTATTCTTGGTGGAGCTAAAGTAGCTGACAAGCTCAATGTTATCGACAATCTCCTCGAGAAGGCTGATACACTTATCATCGGTGGTGGAATGGCATACACATTCCTTAAAGCACAGGGCTATGAGATTGGTATCTCAATGCTTGATGAGACAAAGATTGATTACTGTAAAGAGATGCTTGCAAAAGCAGAGAAACTTGGAAAGAAGATTCTTCTTCCTGTTGATGCAGTTACAATCAAGGATTTCCCAAATCCAATCGATGCTCCTGTAGAGACAGAGACATATGATTATGACAAGATGCCTGCAGACCGTGAGGGCTGTGATATCGGACCTAAGACACGTGAGCTTTTCGCTGACGCTGTTGCATCAGCTAAAACTGTTGTATGGAACGGACCAATGGGTGTATTTGAGAACCCAACACTTGCAGCAGGTACACTTGCAGTAGCAGAGGCACTTGCTAAATCAGATGCTATCACAATCATCGGTGGTGGAGATTCAGCTGCAGCAGTTAACCAGATGGGACTTGGCGACAAGATGAGCCACATCTCAACAGGTGGCGGTGCTTCCCTTGAGTTCCTTGAGGGCAAGGAGCTTCCTGGCGTAGCTTGTGCTGATGATAAATAAGCCGAAAGCAGCTTAATGAAATCAAGCCGCAGGCAAAAAATATTTGTATATAAATACAAGGAGATATAAAATGGCAAGAAAGAAAATTGTAGCCGGCAACTGGAAGATGAACATGACTCCAAGCCAGGCTGTTAAATTAGTAGAAGAGTTAAAACCACTCGTAGTTTCAGATGATGTTGAAGTTGTTTACTGTGTACCTGCAATCGACATCGTACCTGTTGTAGAAGCATTAAAGGGTACAAATGTTGCTGTTGGAGCAGAGAATATGTACTTCGAGGAGAAGGGTGCTTACACAGGAGAAATCTCAGCAGAGATGCTTCTTGATGCAGGTGTTAAGTATGTTATCATCGGACATTCAGAGAGAAGAGATTACTTCAAAGAGGATGACGCACTTCTCAACAAGAAGGTAAAGAAGGCTATCGAGGCTGGACTTACACCAATCCTTTGCTGTGGTGAGACACTTGAGCAGAGAGAGAGCGGTGTTACACTTGACTGGATCAGACTTCAGATTAAGTCAGATCTCGCAGGTGTTGCTGCATCAGATGTTGCAAACATGGTTATCGCTTACGAGCCAATCTGGGCAATCGGAACAGGAAAGACAGCTACTTCTGACCAGGCTCAGGAGGTCTGCGGTGCAATCCGTGAGTGTGTAGCAGAGATCTATGATCAGGCTACAGCAGATTCAGTTCGTATCCAGTACGGCGGATCTGTAAATGCAGGAAATGCAGCAGAGCTTTTTGCAAAGCCTGACATCGACGGTGGATTAGTTGGTGGCGCTTCACTCAAGGCTGATTTTGGAAAGATCGTAAACTACAAGTAATTATTAAATCATAATTTAATATTTGATTTGACAATCACAATAACTAAATGTCACTAAATTCACCAGCTTAGCTGCATTTAGTGGCATTTATTATGTAATGAAATTTTTTGTGAGCTTGCATATGTCGCTGTAATAGAGCATTTTGCAAGCCTCATATGAAGAATAGAGGAAATATAAATGAGTAAGAAACCGGTAGTATTAATGGTACTTGATGGTTACGGCTTAAGTGACCACAAAGAGGGAAATGCCATAGCTATGGCAAATACCCCTGTTATGGATAAATTGATGGCAGAGTGTCCTTTTGTAAAGGGCGCAGCTTCAGGTCTTGCAGTTGGACTTCCTGACGGACAGATGGGAAACTCTGAGGTAGGACATATGAATATCGGCGCAGGCCGTATCATATATCAGGATCTTACAAGAATCACAAAGGCAATTGCTGATGGTGATTTCTTCAAGAACAAGGTATTAATTTCTGCAATCGAAAACTGCAAGAAGAATGACTCCGATCTGCATCTTTGGGGACTTCTTTCAGATGGTGGAGTTCACAGCCATATCGAGCATCTTTACGGACTTCTTGAGCTTTGCAAGAAAGAAAATTTTGACAGAGTATATGTACACGCATTCCTTGATGGTCGTGATACACCTCCTGCATCAGGCAAGGACTATATCGAGCAGCTTCTCGCCAAGATGAAGGAAATTGGTGTAGGAAAGATTGCATCTCTTTCAGGACGTTACTATGCAATGGACAGAGATAACAACTGGGACCGTGTGCAGAAGGCTTATGATTCACTCACTAAGGGTGAAGGCGTAAAAGCTACATGCCCTGTAAAGGCTATGGAGGAGTCATACGCAAATGACGTTACAGATGAGTTCGTGCTTCCTACAGTTATCACAAACGAGGATGGCACACCGGTATCTGTTGTAAAGGACAATGATTCTGTTATCTTCTTCAACTTCCGTCCGGACCGTGCTCGTGAGATGACAAGAGCATTTTGCGATGATAAGTTTACTGGCTTTGAGCGCCCATTCCTTAAGACAACATTTGTATGCTTCAAGGATTATGACGAGTCAATTCCTAACAAGCTTATCGCTTTTGAGAAGGAAGAAATCAAGAATACATTTGGTGAGTATCTTGCAGCAAATGGCAAGAAACAGCTTCGTCTCGCAGAGACAGAGAAGTATGCACACGTAACCTTCTTCTTCAACGGTGGAGTAGAGGAGCCGAATATCGATGAGGCACGTCTTCTTGTAAACAGTCCTAAGGATGTTGCAACATATGACTTAAAGCCTGAGATGAGCGCTCCTGAGGTTGGAATGGATCTTGTTGAGGCTATCAAGTCAGATAAGTATGATGTTATTATCATCAACTTTGCTAACCCTGACATGGTTGGACATACAGGTGTGATTCCGGCTGCTGTAAAGGCTGTTGAGAGAGTTGATTCACTCGTAGGTGATGCAGTTCAGGCAATCAAGGATGTGGATGGAGTATTATTCATCTGTGCTGACCACGGAAACGCAGAGAAGATGATTGATTATGAGACAGGAAAACCTCATACAGCTCATACAACCAATCCTGTTCCTTTCATTCTTGTAAACGCTGACCCTTCTTACAAGCTTCGTGAGGGCGGATGTCTTGCAGATATCGCTCCAACACTGCTTGAGATTATGGGACTTCCACAGCCAAAAGAGATGACAGGAAAGTCACTTATCGTTAAATAAAATTTGTATTATATAGGCTCCGGCGCAGACAAAGGGTTTGAACCGGAGCTTTTGTTTTGATATATTAAAGATATAATAATAAATATAAGAATTGCTTATAAATGACGTAAAATTATTTAAAAAAACTTATAATATACGTTGACTTTACAAATTGAGCTGGTATATAATTTAAAAGTAGCATTTGATTTGTAAAATAAATTACACATAAGATGGAGGACAATCATGCAGGAATTTAAACCATTCAAAGAAGGAAAAGTAAGAGAAGTATATGATAACGGGGACAGCCTTATTATGGTCGCAACAGATCGTATTTCCGCTTTTGACCATATTTTAAAGAATAAGATTACAGACAAGGGAGCCATCCTCACACAGATGTCTAAGTTCTGGTTTGAATTCACAAAGGATGTTGTTCCTAACCATATGATTTCAGTAGACGCAAAGGATATGCCGGAGTTCTTCGGTCAGGACAGGTTCAACGGAAACAGTATGCTCTGTAAGAAGCTTGAGATGCTTCCAATCGAGTGTATAGTTCGTGGATATATCACAGGAAGCGGCTGGGCAAGCTACCAGGAGAACGGTACAGTCTGCGGAATCAGACTTCCGGAGGGACTTGTTGAGTCTGATAAGCTCCCTGAACCTATTTATACACCATCTACCAAGGCTGATCTTGGAGATCATGATGAGAATATCTCATTCGAAAAATCAGTAGAAGTATTAGAGAAGATTTATCCTGAGAAGGGCAGAGAGTACGCAGAGAAGATTCGCGATTATACAATTGCTCTCTACAAGAAATGTGCAGAGTATGCTCTTACAAAGGGTATCATCATCGCAGATACCAAGTTTGAGTTTGGCTTAAATGAGCAGGGTGAGGTAGTGCTTGCCGATGAGATGCTCACACCTGACAGCTCACGCTTCTGGCCACTTGATGGATATAAGCCTGGACAGGGACAGCCTTCATTTGACAAGCAGTATGTAAGAGACTGGCTCAAGGCAAATCCTGACAATGACCTTCTTTTACCTGATGAGGTTGTTGTGAAGACTGTAGAGAAATATAAAGAGGCATTTGAGCTTCTTACAGGAAGCAAATTCAGCCGCTAATATATTATTTATTCCGCGTTACTATTTCGCAATTATAAACGGAGATATTATGAACCAGGACAATAACATAAATCAGTATATAAATACTAGTATAGATACAAAAAGTCATACCGGTACAAAATTAAAAAGGTGTTCTGATATTGACGAGCATAACCATGTATTTGATGAGCTTCATGAGGAGTGTGGTGTGTTCGGCATGTATGATTTTGATGGAGGAAATGTCGCATCCACTATCTATTATGGCCTTTTTGCGCTTCAGCACAGAGGACAGGAAAGCTGTGGTATTGCAGTGAGTGATACACACGGACCAAAGGGAAAGGTGACCACACACAAGGGTATGGGCCTTGTAAATGAGGTATTTACTCCTGATATTTTAGAGCCTATGAAGGGTGATATCGGAGTGGGACATGTGCGCTATTCAACAGCAGGCTCATCAACACGTGAGAATGCACAGCCTCTCGTATTAAATTATGTCAAGGGCACACTTGCCATGGCACACAACGGAAACCTCATTAACGCAAAGGAGCTTCGCAAGGAGCTTGAGTATACAGGAGCAATTTTCCAGACCACAATCGACTCTGAGGTTATAGCTTATCATATCGCCAGAGAGCGTCTTAACTCAAAAACAGCGGAGGAGGCGGTCAGACGTGCCTGCCAGAAGCTTAAGGGAGCCTATGCACTTGTGGTTGAGAGCCCGAGAAAGCTTATTGCAGCCAGAGACCCATTTGGTTTTAAGCCTCTTTGCATTGGAAAGAGAGACAATGCATATATCGTTACATCTGAGACCTGTGCGCTTGATACAATCGGTGCAGAGTTTGTCAGGGATATAGAGCCGGGAGAGGTTATCACCATCACTCCTGAAAAGGGCATTGAGTCTGATATGACTATGGCACTTGCCCCTGAAAAACAGGCCAGATGCGTGTTTGAATACATTTATTTCGCAAGACCTGACAGCCATATTGACGGAGTAAGCGTGTATAGCAGCCGTATCAAGGCTGGCAGATTCCTTGCAATGGATTCACCGGTTGAGGCTGATATCGTGACAGGAGTACCGGAGTCAGGAAATGCCGCTGCTCTTGGTTATTCACTTGAGTCGGGCATTCCATATGGCACAGCATTT
It encodes the following:
- the tpiA gene encoding triose-phosphate isomerase, encoding MARKKIVAGNWKMNMTPSQAVKLVEELKPLVVSDDVEVVYCVPAIDIVPVVEALKGTNVAVGAENMYFEEKGAYTGEISAEMLLDAGVKYVIIGHSERRDYFKEDDALLNKKVKKAIEAGLTPILCCGETLEQRESGVTLDWIRLQIKSDLAGVAASDVANMVIAYEPIWAIGTGKTATSDQAQEVCGAIRECVAEIYDQATADSVRIQYGGSVNAGNAAELFAKPDIDGGLVGGASLKADFGKIVNYK
- a CDS encoding phosphoglycerate kinase produces the protein MSLNKKSIDDINVKGKRVLVRCDFNVPLKDGKITDENRINGALPTIQKLIKDGGKVILCSHLGKVKNGPNEGESLAPVAAALEAKLGQKVTFVADYNVTGEAATKAVSEMKEGDVVLLQNTRFRGKEETKPQEAGDAFAKELADLADVYVCDAFGSAHRAHASVAGVTKFITAKGGENVVGYLMQKEIDFLGKAVENPVRPFVAILGGAKVADKLNVIDNLLEKADTLIIGGGMAYTFLKAQGYEIGISMLDETKIDYCKEMLAKAEKLGKKILLPVDAVTIKDFPNPIDAPVETETYDYDKMPADREGCDIGPKTRELFADAVASAKTVVWNGPMGVFENPTLAAGTLAVAEALAKSDAITIIGGGDSAAAVNQMGLGDKMSHISTGGGASLEFLEGKELPGVACADDK
- the pncB gene encoding nicotinate phosphoribosyltransferase; its protein translation is MRLPQIINSLLETDMYKFSMGQTIFHQFTSYKTTWTFKCRNKDVHFTDEMVEEIKEQVQAFCQLRFTEEELEYLDNITWIKGTYVDFLRLWQPRYEEFTITTDAPCGLAIDAAGTWLNTSMYEIPVLAIVNEVYFRMAYDYDVLLKQFKRRLDEKVRLLEEDTYRLSDFSEFGLRRRLSAEAQEMAVKAIAEVELPADSHFIGTSNVYLAKKFNLKPVGTMAHEWIMCTGQGNHKHNPAYSNWYALDAWVKEYGILNGIALTDTITTDCFLRDFQLTYATLFSGVRHDSGDPYEWGDKMIAHYNSLGINPRTKTLLFSDSLDFERATALYDYFKDKAKVAFGIGTFISNDTDEEALNIVMKTTKCNGMDVAKISDVAGKGMCKNPDYVDYLNRCIDYRMKNDK
- a CDS encoding histidinol-phosphatase HisJ family protein, translated to MWDQHMHCMFSGDSDADPVLMINSAINKGLDGICFTDHLDYDYKEEPGLFDLDIAAYEKRIKRLAIVLKEKGCPINIHWGIEIGLQPHITDKNNEVAKKYPFDLVIGSSHVVNGIDPYYPAFYKGKTEHEAYTEYFESILDNLHSGADFDVYGHIDYVVRYGPDKNKYYSYERYADIIDAILKEIISQGKGIELNTAGFKYGLGHSNPTEDVLKRYHELGGEIITVGADAHKPEHVAYDFDKVSNILKDAGFMYYTVFENRVPAFIKL
- a CDS encoding phosphoribosylformylglycinamidine synthase — protein: MSNVRRVYVEKKPDFAVKAKELKHEIKHYLGITTVEAVRVLIRYDVENISEETYKKALYTVFSEPPVDDIYEETFDYGDAKVFTVEFLPGQFDQRADSAEQCVKLLNENEEPIIRSAITYVIEGAITDEQFAAIKKHCINPVDSRAIGMEKPKTLVQEFDDPADVIIFDGFKDMAEDKLKELYLSLNLAMTFKDFLHIQNYFKNEEKRDPSMTEIRVLDTYWSDHCRHTTFSTELKNVKFDDGFYRTPIENTYKDYLNTFSNIYKDRNDKFVCLMDLALLAMKRLKAEGKLDDQEESDEINACSIVVPVEVDGKTEEWLVNFKNETHNHPTEIEPFGGAATCLGGAIRDPLSGRTYVYQAMRVTGAADPTVPVSQTIEGKLPQKKLVREAAHGYSSYGNQIGLATGYVKEVYHPNYVAKRMEIGAVMGAAPRRAVQRLNSDPGDKIILLGGRTGRDGIGGATGSSKAHNTKSTSVCGAEVQKGNAPTERKLQRLFRREEVSHIIKKCNDFGAGGVSVAIGELADGLRIELDKVPKKYAGLDGTEIAISESQERMAVVVAPSDVEQFLAYAKEENLEATEVAVVTEDPRLVLEWKGKEVVNISRAFLDTNGAHQETDVEVEMPCESDNYLDKISTPAVARMVEAGDMKGAWEAELEDLNVCSQKGLVEMFDSSIGAGSVYMPYGGRYQLTETQSMVAKLPVLKGKCDTVTMMAYGFDPYLSSWSPYHGSIYAVLESISRIVAAGGDYSKIRMTYQEYFRRMNEDPKRWSQPFAALLGAYDAQIGFGLPSIGGKDSMSGTFNDIDVPPTLVSFAVDVAKEKDIITPELKKEGNQLVLFTIDKDEFDLPKYDQVMTLYTAIRNLIQDGAIVSAYALDGKGLAAAVSKMAFGNKLGVTIEDEVTSDTLFAPGFGNIVAEVPVDALSKVREVIDAAGISDAASVVGYVNDKQTIECDDMVLPVEEAVNVWTAKLEGVFHTKATDDTSKVNSGLYDAKNIYVCKNKVAKPTVFIPVFPGTNCEYDSAKAFERAGADTIVKVFKNLTAEDIRDSVDEFVKAIDKSQIIMFPGGFSAGDEPEGSAKFFATAFRNAKMTEAVEKLINERDGLALGICNGFQALIKLGLVPYGEIRQQDAQSPTLTYNTINRHISKMVYTKVVSNKSPWLAQAKLGQTYCNPASHGEGRFVAPKEWLDKLFENGQVATQYVDLDGNVSMDEEWNVNGSYMSIEGITSPDGRILGKMAHSERRGESVAINIYGEQDMKIFESGVKYFK
- the gap gene encoding type I glyceraldehyde-3-phosphate dehydrogenase, with translation MAVRVAINGFGRIGRLAFRQMFGAEGYEVVAINDLTSPKMLAHLLKYDSSQGKYEHADEVSASDDSITVCGKEIKIYAFPDANNCPWGELKVDVVLECSGFYTSKEKAQAHINAGARKVVISAPAGNDLPTIVYNTNHETLKASDTIISAASCTTNCLAPMADALNKYAPIQSGIMVTIHAYTGDQMTLDGPQRKGDLRRSRAAAVNIVPNSTGAAKAIGLVIPELNGKLIGSAQRVPTPTGSTTILTAVVKKAGVTKEDINAAMKAAANESFGYNEDEIVSSDIVGMRFGSLFDATQTMVNQVSDDLYEVQVVSWYDNENSYTSQMVRTIKYFSELA